The following proteins come from a genomic window of Leisingera daeponensis DSM 23529:
- a CDS encoding acetolactate synthase large subunit, with protein sequence MPDSHSPASAPSKASDLLVAALEREGVEYIFAVPGEENLDLLESLRTSSIELVLTRHEQGAGFMAATYGRLTGKAGVCMATLGPGATNLATAAAYAHLGAMPLIMITGQKPIKKSKQGRFQIIDIVNLFDPICKMSKQIVHGNTIPALIREAFRTAEEERPGAVLLELPEDIAAEDTDASVLQPHPRHYAVAGDAVLNEAAEMIRAARMPLLLVGAGANRRKARSALCDFTDQIQIPFFNTQMGKGVVDERSDLFLGTAALSDGDYLHCAIDRADLIINVGHDVVEKPPFFMEEGGTRVIHVNYKAAQVDRVYFPQLEVVGDLAQSITRLGQILGGPLDFDRSYFERVKREADEHISEGADDPRFPVIPQRLVADTRKVMDECDIIALDNGIYKLWYARNYKAYQPNTVLLDNALATMGAGLPSAMMAAKLNPDRRVMAICGDGGFMMNSQEMETAVRLGLNLVVTVLNDSAYGMIRWKQAHAGFGDWGLEFNNPDFVQYAGSYGATGHRIERTEDLLPTFRKAFDAGGVHLIDVPVDYSENQRVLIEELASKVCLI encoded by the coding sequence ATGCCCGACTCTCACTCCCCCGCTTCCGCTCCGTCCAAAGCCTCCGATCTGCTTGTTGCCGCGCTGGAGCGGGAAGGCGTCGAATACATCTTTGCCGTCCCCGGCGAGGAGAACCTCGACCTGCTGGAATCCCTGCGCACCTCCAGCATCGAACTGGTGCTGACCCGCCACGAGCAGGGCGCGGGATTCATGGCGGCAACCTATGGCCGCCTGACCGGCAAGGCGGGGGTGTGCATGGCGACGCTTGGCCCCGGCGCCACCAACCTGGCCACCGCCGCCGCCTATGCGCATCTGGGGGCGATGCCGCTGATCATGATCACCGGGCAGAAGCCGATCAAGAAATCGAAACAGGGCCGGTTCCAGATCATCGACATCGTCAACCTGTTCGACCCGATCTGCAAGATGTCCAAGCAGATCGTCCACGGCAACACCATCCCGGCCCTGATCCGCGAGGCCTTCCGCACCGCCGAGGAGGAACGCCCCGGCGCGGTTCTGCTGGAACTGCCCGAGGATATCGCCGCCGAAGACACCGATGCTTCCGTCCTGCAGCCCCACCCGCGCCATTACGCGGTGGCGGGCGACGCGGTGCTGAACGAGGCGGCAGAGATGATCCGGGCCGCCAGGATGCCGCTGCTGCTGGTCGGGGCCGGGGCCAACCGGCGCAAGGCACGCTCCGCCCTGTGCGATTTCACCGATCAGATCCAGATCCCCTTCTTCAATACCCAGATGGGCAAGGGCGTGGTCGACGAACGCTCGGACCTGTTTCTGGGCACCGCGGCGCTGTCGGACGGCGATTATCTGCACTGCGCCATCGACCGCGCCGATCTGATCATCAACGTCGGCCACGACGTCGTCGAAAAACCGCCCTTCTTCATGGAGGAAGGCGGCACCAGGGTGATCCATGTGAACTACAAGGCGGCGCAGGTGGACCGGGTCTATTTCCCGCAGCTGGAGGTGGTTGGCGATCTTGCCCAGTCGATCACCCGGCTGGGACAGATCCTGGGCGGCCCGCTGGATTTCGACCGCAGCTATTTCGAGCGCGTCAAGCGGGAGGCCGACGAGCACATCTCCGAAGGCGCCGACGATCCGCGCTTCCCGGTGATCCCGCAGCGGCTGGTCGCCGACACCCGCAAAGTGATGGACGAATGCGATATCATCGCGCTGGACAACGGCATCTACAAGCTGTGGTACGCCCGCAACTACAAGGCCTATCAGCCGAACACCGTGTTGCTGGACAACGCGCTGGCGACCATGGGCGCGGGCCTGCCCTCGGCGATGATGGCGGCCAAGCTGAACCCGGACCGCCGGGTGATGGCGATCTGCGGCGACGGCGGCTTCATGATGAACAGCCAGGAGATGGAAACCGCTGTCCGTCTCGGCCTCAACCTGGTTGTGACGGTGCTGAACGACAGCGCCTATGGCATGATCCGCTGGAAACAGGCGCACGCAGGCTTCGGCGACTGGGGACTGGAATTCAACAACCCCGATTTCGTCCAGTACGCCGGCAGCTACGGCGCCACCGGCCACCGGATCGAGCGTACCGAAGACCTGCTGCCCACGTTCCGGAAGGCCTTTGACGCAGGCGGCGTGCATCTGATCGACGTGCCGGTCGACTACAGCGAAAACCAGCGTGTGCTGATCGAGGAACTGGCCAGCAAGGTCTGCCTGATATGA
- a CDS encoding aldehyde dehydrogenase family protein encodes MSETIEVVNPFSLEPIGTVETSDWDRIDAMLDTAHGLFRNRDGWLPAYQRIDILKKTARLMEDRFDELALLIASEGGKPLADAKVEVTRAIGGVELCVHETGQMTGREIPMDLTEAGSGRIAFTQREPIGVVVAASAFNHPLNLIVHQVAPAVATGCPVIVKPAQDTPLSCRAFVGILHEAGLPQDWCRDVVCSNAVAERMITDPRAGFFSFIGSARVGWMLRSKLAPGTRCALEHGGAAPVIVAEDAGIDAMIPLLAKGGFYHSGQVCVSVQRVFAPAAKAEEIAQKLAEAAQALKVGDATDPSVDCGPLIRPAEVDRVEDWVQEAVDGGARVLAGGKRLGETTYAPTVLLDPPADARVSQQEIFGPVICVYSTGSIPQAIATANSLPYAFQAAVFTQSLDTAMQAVRGLDATAVMVNDHTAFRVDWMPFAGRRQSGYNTGGIGYTMHDMTQDKMAVIRL; translated from the coding sequence ATGAGCGAAACCATAGAGGTTGTGAACCCGTTCAGCCTGGAACCTATCGGCACGGTCGAGACCAGCGACTGGGACCGGATCGACGCCATGCTGGACACCGCGCACGGGCTGTTCCGCAACCGCGACGGGTGGCTGCCCGCCTATCAGCGTATCGATATCCTCAAGAAAACCGCCCGGCTGATGGAGGACCGCTTTGACGAGCTGGCCCTCTTGATCGCCAGCGAGGGCGGCAAGCCCCTGGCCGACGCCAAGGTCGAGGTCACCCGCGCCATCGGCGGGGTGGAGCTGTGCGTGCATGAGACCGGACAGATGACGGGCAGGGAAATCCCGATGGACCTGACCGAGGCCGGATCGGGCCGCATCGCCTTTACCCAGCGCGAGCCGATCGGGGTGGTCGTGGCCGCCAGCGCCTTCAACCACCCCTTGAACCTGATCGTGCATCAGGTCGCGCCCGCCGTTGCCACCGGCTGCCCGGTGATCGTGAAGCCCGCACAGGACACGCCGCTGTCGTGCCGGGCCTTTGTCGGCATCCTGCACGAAGCCGGGCTGCCGCAGGACTGGTGCCGCGATGTGGTCTGCTCCAACGCGGTGGCGGAGAGGATGATCACCGACCCGCGCGCGGGCTTCTTCTCCTTCATCGGCTCCGCCCGCGTCGGCTGGATGCTGCGCTCCAAGCTCGCCCCCGGCACCCGCTGCGCCCTGGAACACGGCGGCGCCGCGCCGGTGATCGTGGCAGAGGATGCCGGGATCGACGCGATGATCCCGCTGCTGGCCAAGGGCGGCTTCTACCACTCCGGCCAGGTCTGCGTCTCGGTCCAGCGCGTCTTTGCCCCCGCCGCCAAGGCCGAAGAGATCGCGCAGAAACTGGCGGAGGCGGCACAGGCGCTGAAGGTGGGCGACGCCACCGACCCCAGCGTCGATTGCGGCCCGCTGATCCGCCCCGCCGAGGTCGACCGGGTGGAGGACTGGGTGCAGGAAGCTGTTGACGGCGGCGCCAGGGTGCTGGCGGGCGGCAAGCGGCTGGGCGAGACCACCTATGCCCCCACCGTGCTGCTGGACCCGCCCGCGGACGCCCGCGTCTCGCAGCAGGAGATCTTCGGCCCGGTGATCTGCGTCTACAGCACCGGCAGCATTCCGCAGGCCATCGCGACCGCCAACAGCCTGCCCTATGCCTTCCAGGCCGCGGTTTTCACCCAAAGCCTGGACACCGCGATGCAGGCGGTGCGCGGACTGGATGCCACCGCGGTCATGGTCAACGACCACACCGCCTTCCGGGTCGACTGGATGCCCTTCGCCGGCCGCCGCCAGTCCGGCTACAACACCGGCGGCATCGGCTACACAATGCATGACATGACCCAGGACAAGATGGCGGTGATCCGGCTCTGA
- a CDS encoding AraC family transcriptional regulator — protein MVPQDLIDEVAAFVRAKGTPEEGCETGVDGLLAFCRETPSAFQAMVYEPVMCLVLQGAKEAHLDDRVIRYGAGMSLIVSHALPVTAGVIEAAPDRPYVSLVLRLDLATARSLYDLAGAAQGQQRGTHSMSVADSDAALTDAMARLFRLSRDPAEVQALAPLVLREIHFRLLRAQHGGMLRQLLLHESPASRISKAIALIRAGYKAPIAVAELAAAAGMSQSTFHEHFKTLTSTTPLQYQKELRLLEARRLLMSGGRSVASAAYDVGYESPTQFSREYARKFGLPPRDEKPAPAAAS, from the coding sequence ATGGTGCCGCAGGATCTGATTGACGAGGTTGCCGCCTTTGTCCGCGCCAAGGGCACGCCGGAGGAGGGCTGCGAGACCGGGGTGGACGGGCTGCTGGCCTTTTGCCGCGAGACCCCGAGCGCGTTTCAGGCGATGGTCTATGAGCCGGTCATGTGCCTGGTGCTGCAGGGCGCCAAGGAGGCGCATCTGGACGACCGGGTGATCCGCTATGGCGCGGGCATGTCGCTGATCGTCAGCCATGCGCTGCCGGTGACGGCGGGGGTGATCGAGGCCGCGCCGGACAGGCCCTATGTCTCGCTGGTGCTGCGGCTGGACCTGGCCACCGCGCGCAGCCTGTATGATCTGGCCGGCGCGGCGCAAGGGCAGCAGCGGGGCACCCATTCGATGAGCGTGGCGGACAGCGATGCGGCGCTGACCGATGCCATGGCGCGGCTGTTCCGGCTGTCCCGGGACCCGGCGGAGGTGCAGGCGCTGGCGCCGCTGGTGCTGCGGGAGATCCATTTCCGGCTGCTGCGCGCCCAGCACGGCGGGATGCTGCGGCAACTGCTGCTGCACGAAAGCCCGGCGAGCCGGATTTCCAAGGCGATTGCGCTGATCCGCGCGGGGTATAAGGCGCCGATTGCGGTGGCGGAGCTGGCCGCCGCGGCAGGGATGAGCCAATCGACCTTTCACGAGCATTTCAAGACGCTCACCTCCACCACGCCGCTGCAGTACCAGAAGGAGCTGCGCCTGCTGGAGGCGCGGCGCCTGCTGATGAGCGGCGGCCGGTCGGTGGCCTCGGCGGCCTATGACGTGGGCTATGAAAGCCCGACTCAGTTCAGCCGTGAATATGCCCGCAAGTTCGGCCTCCCGCCGCGGGACGAAAAACCGGCCCCGGCGGCCGCGTCCTAG
- a CDS encoding SDR family NAD(P)-dependent oxidoreductase has product MYTDAVAAGGLAVVTGGASGVGFAAAERFAQAGLGVVLADLPGEALDQAAERLRSLAAANAPVLAVATDVSKAQGLAALADAAFDAGEVAVLMNNAGIARPSGSWENPDAWRAMIEVNLFGVLNGVQAFLPRMIAAARPAAVVNTGSKQGITTPPGNPGYNVSKAAVKVLTEMLAHDLRQAEAPISAHLFVPGFTYTGMIASFMPEKPAAAWTSAQTVDHLLTRMAAGDFYILCPDNDVTPERDQRRVAWALGDILENRPALSRWHPDYADAFAGFEKS; this is encoded by the coding sequence ATGTACACAGACGCAGTTGCAGCAGGCGGCCTGGCAGTGGTGACCGGCGGCGCCAGCGGGGTTGGTTTCGCGGCCGCCGAACGCTTTGCCCAGGCCGGGCTGGGGGTGGTTCTGGCCGACCTGCCGGGCGAGGCGCTGGACCAGGCGGCAGAGCGCTTGCGCAGCCTGGCCGCGGCGAACGCGCCGGTGCTGGCGGTTGCAACCGACGTCAGCAAGGCGCAGGGCCTCGCGGCGCTGGCCGACGCGGCCTTTGATGCGGGCGAGGTGGCGGTGCTGATGAACAACGCGGGCATCGCCCGCCCCTCCGGCAGCTGGGAAAACCCCGACGCCTGGCGCGCGATGATCGAGGTGAACCTGTTCGGCGTGCTGAACGGCGTGCAGGCCTTTCTGCCGCGGATGATCGCCGCCGCGCGCCCCGCGGCAGTGGTCAACACCGGCTCCAAACAGGGCATCACCACGCCGCCGGGCAATCCGGGATACAATGTCTCCAAGGCGGCCGTGAAGGTGCTGACAGAGATGCTGGCCCATGATCTGCGCCAGGCGGAAGCGCCAATCAGCGCGCATCTGTTCGTGCCCGGCTTCACCTATACCGGCATGATCGCCAGCTTCATGCCGGAAAAACCCGCCGCCGCCTGGACCTCGGCGCAGACGGTGGACCATCTGCTGACCCGCATGGCAGCGGGCGATTTCTATATCCTCTGCCCCGACAACGACGTGACCCCCGAGCGCGACCAGCGCCGGGTCGCCTGGGCCCTGGGCGACATCCTGGAAAACCGCCCGGCCCTGTCGCGCTGGCATCCCGATTACGCGGACGCCTTTGCCGGTTTCGAAAAATCCTGA
- a CDS encoding (2Fe-2S)-binding protein codes for MAISLKLNGQTHQVEADPGTPLLWVIRDELKLTGTKFGCGVAACGACTVHLDGEPVRSCQTYVEDAEGAEITTIEGLDSKVSKAVQDAWVELDVVQCGYCQSGQIMSAVGLLSENPKPTVEEIDDYMNGNVCRCATYQRIRAAIQRASEMMEA; via the coding sequence ATGGCAATTTCATTGAAACTCAACGGCCAGACGCATCAGGTCGAGGCCGACCCCGGCACCCCGCTGCTGTGGGTGATCCGCGATGAACTGAAGCTCACCGGCACCAAGTTCGGCTGCGGCGTGGCCGCCTGCGGCGCCTGCACCGTGCATCTGGACGGCGAGCCCGTGCGCTCCTGCCAGACCTATGTCGAGGACGCCGAAGGCGCCGAGATCACCACCATCGAAGGGCTGGACTCCAAGGTGTCCAAGGCCGTGCAGGACGCCTGGGTGGAGCTGGACGTGGTGCAGTGCGGCTACTGCCAGTCGGGCCAGATCATGTCCGCCGTGGGCCTGCTGAGCGAAAACCCCAAGCCGACGGTCGAGGAGATCGACGATTACATGAACGGCAACGTCTGCCGCTGCGCAACCTACCAGCGCATCCGCGCCGCGATCCAGCGCGCATCCGAAATGATGGAGGCCTGA
- a CDS encoding xanthine dehydrogenase family protein molybdopterin-binding subunit, with translation MTLTTSRRGFLASAAAAAAVLYVGVRPNGALAAGAAPAHLNPFVKISADGTVTAIIKHFEKGQGPATGLTTLIAEELGVSMEDIRYEFAPSDAARYANLAFGQMQGTGGSTAMANSFMQYRQAGAAAREMLIQAAAEAWGADAAALTLEDGRITGAGQEAPIADFVAAAAQMEAPAEPRLKDPSEFRLIGNPQVKRKDSLPKTNGTAKFAMDLHLPNQMVAVILRSPRMGGLANGFDDTGAKAVKGYIRAAVLPNQAGVAVYAENTWAAFQARDAITADWDFSNAESRSSDQIREELLAAVNAEPEFNVTGADHAATTEQIEGAAQVVEQTFYFPLLAHAPMEPLTCTIEAGADGGVTLHDGCQFPSGPHMALAQIFQLPMDKVRINTMFAGGSFGRRATPTADYQVEAALAFALTDRTRPVKLVWSREDDITGGYYRPAVAHRVRVGLDAEGNITGWDHRIAAQSILKGTAFESMMVHGGVDHSSVEGAADTPYRIPGQFTGLSDVAKATPVLWWRSVGHTHTAYVMEVMMDAAARAAGRDPVDFRLALLEGGGEDQQRLAGVLKLAADKGGWGSAPEGRSQGIAVHKSFGSYVAEVVEISGTADDGVQIEKVTCAVDCGIAVNPDVIKAQMEGGIGYGLGHAMRNQITLTEGVVDQFNFPDYEPLRIGDIGAIEVHIVPSAEMPTGVGEPGTPPAAPALANAIAANGPRVTELPMNLNGVSFA, from the coding sequence ATGACCCTCACCACCTCCCGCCGCGGTTTCCTCGCGTCCGCCGCCGCCGCTGCCGCGGTCCTCTATGTCGGCGTCCGGCCGAACGGCGCGCTGGCGGCAGGCGCCGCGCCTGCGCATCTGAACCCGTTTGTGAAGATCAGCGCCGACGGCACCGTCACCGCCATTATCAAGCACTTCGAGAAGGGCCAGGGCCCGGCCACCGGCCTCACCACCCTGATCGCCGAGGAGCTGGGCGTTTCGATGGAGGACATTCGTTACGAATTCGCCCCCTCAGATGCCGCGCGCTATGCCAACCTGGCGTTCGGGCAGATGCAGGGCACCGGCGGCTCCACCGCGATGGCCAACTCCTTTATGCAGTACCGCCAGGCCGGGGCCGCCGCGCGCGAGATGCTGATCCAGGCCGCTGCCGAGGCCTGGGGCGCAGACGCGGCAGCGCTGACCCTTGAAGACGGCCGCATCACGGGCGCAGGCCAGGAGGCGCCGATTGCGGATTTCGTCGCCGCCGCCGCGCAGATGGAGGCCCCGGCAGAGCCGCGGCTGAAGGATCCCAGCGAATTCCGCCTGATCGGCAACCCGCAGGTGAAGCGCAAGGACTCGCTGCCCAAGACCAATGGCACCGCGAAGTTTGCCATGGACCTGCACCTGCCAAACCAGATGGTTGCCGTCATCCTCCGCAGTCCGCGGATGGGCGGGCTGGCCAACGGGTTTGACGATACCGGTGCCAAGGCGGTCAAAGGCTACATCCGCGCCGCCGTCCTGCCCAACCAGGCGGGCGTCGCAGTCTATGCCGAGAACACCTGGGCCGCGTTCCAGGCCCGCGACGCGATCACCGCGGACTGGGATTTCTCAAACGCCGAAAGCCGCAGCTCGGACCAGATCCGCGAGGAACTTCTGGCCGCGGTGAACGCGGAGCCGGAATTCAACGTGACCGGCGCGGACCACGCCGCCACCACGGAGCAGATCGAGGGCGCGGCGCAGGTGGTGGAGCAGACCTTCTACTTCCCGCTGCTGGCGCACGCGCCGATGGAGCCGCTCACCTGCACCATCGAAGCCGGCGCGGACGGCGGCGTCACCCTGCACGACGGCTGCCAGTTCCCCAGCGGGCCGCATATGGCGCTGGCGCAGATCTTCCAGCTGCCGATGGACAAGGTGCGCATCAACACCATGTTTGCCGGCGGCTCCTTCGGCCGCCGCGCCACGCCCACGGCGGATTACCAGGTGGAGGCGGCGCTGGCCTTTGCCCTGACCGACCGCACCCGCCCGGTCAAACTGGTCTGGTCGCGCGAGGATGACATCACCGGCGGCTATTACCGCCCCGCGGTGGCGCACCGGGTGCGGGTTGGTCTGGACGCAGAGGGCAATATCACCGGCTGGGACCACCGCATCGCCGCGCAGTCGATCCTGAAAGGCACCGCGTTCGAGAGCATGATGGTGCACGGCGGCGTCGATCACAGCTCGGTCGAGGGCGCGGCGGACACCCCCTACAGGATACCGGGGCAGTTCACCGGCCTCAGCGACGTGGCCAAGGCGACCCCGGTGCTGTGGTGGCGCTCCGTCGGGCACACCCATACCGCCTATGTGATGGAGGTCATGATGGACGCCGCCGCCCGCGCCGCAGGCCGCGATCCGGTGGACTTCCGCCTTGCCCTGCTGGAGGGCGGCGGCGAGGATCAGCAGCGGCTGGCAGGGGTGCTGAAACTGGCCGCGGACAAGGGCGGCTGGGGCAGCGCGCCGGAGGGCCGCAGCCAGGGCATCGCTGTCCACAAGAGCTTTGGCAGCTATGTGGCCGAGGTGGTGGAGATCTCCGGCACTGCCGATGACGGGGTGCAGATCGAGAAAGTCACCTGCGCGGTTGACTGCGGCATCGCCGTCAACCCGGATGTGATCAAGGCGCAGATGGAGGGCGGCATCGGCTACGGCCTGGGCCATGCGATGCGCAACCAGATCACCCTGACCGAGGGCGTCGTGGACCAGTTCAACTTCCCCGATTACGAGCCGCTGCGGATCGGTGACATCGGCGCCATCGAGGTGCATATCGTGCCCTCCGCCGAGATGCCCACGGGGGTTGGCGAGCCCGGCACCCCGCCCGCGGCCCCGGCGCTGGCCAATGCCATCGCGGCGAACGGCCCGCGAGTGACAGAGCTGCCGATGAACCTCAACGGCGTCAGCTTCGCCTGA
- a CDS encoding complex I NDUFA9 subunit family protein, translating into MKTSVRNVIVLGGTGFLGQRVVRRLQDRGCPVSAGTRFPEAAASYRSCWDRGVRLVGMDLADPDTLARALEGASAVVNCIGFYAETRQQSFQGVHAEGARRIARLARDGGVQRLVHISGIGASLQSPSAYVRARAEGEAAVRSVSPGAVILRPSVMFSRSGAFFGDLQKIVDRLPVIPLFGNGRTRLQPVWAGDVAEAVCRLLDGARAPRKVFELGGPDVFTYRQILRRLAVRSGRRRLLVPVPFALWRAGAVPLSLLPHPPVTRAQIALMEHDNTVGEATAGFADLGITPQSAIAMGLV; encoded by the coding sequence ATGAAGACCAGCGTGCGGAATGTGATCGTGCTTGGCGGCACCGGGTTTCTGGGCCAGCGGGTGGTGCGCCGGCTGCAGGACCGCGGCTGCCCTGTCAGTGCCGGAACCCGGTTTCCGGAGGCCGCCGCCTCCTATCGCAGCTGCTGGGACCGCGGGGTCCGGCTGGTGGGGATGGATCTGGCGGACCCGGACACCCTGGCCCGGGCGCTGGAAGGCGCCTCTGCCGTGGTCAACTGCATTGGCTTTTACGCCGAGACCCGCCAGCAAAGCTTTCAGGGCGTTCATGCCGAGGGCGCCCGCCGGATTGCCCGGCTGGCGCGTGACGGCGGGGTGCAGCGGCTGGTCCATATCTCCGGCATTGGCGCCAGCCTGCAATCGCCCTCGGCCTATGTGCGCGCCCGTGCCGAGGGCGAGGCCGCCGTGCGCAGCGTCTCTCCGGGCGCCGTGATCCTGCGGCCCAGCGTGATGTTCAGCCGCAGCGGCGCCTTCTTCGGCGACCTGCAGAAGATTGTCGACCGCCTGCCGGTGATCCCGCTGTTCGGCAACGGGCGCACGCGGCTGCAGCCGGTCTGGGCGGGCGATGTGGCGGAGGCCGTCTGCCGCCTGCTGGATGGCGCGCGGGCGCCGCGTAAGGTGTTTGAGCTGGGCGGGCCGGATGTGTTCACCTACCGGCAAATCCTGCGGCGGCTCGCGGTGCGGTCGGGGCGCCGCCGCCTGCTGGTGCCGGTGCCCTTTGCGCTGTGGCGGGCGGGGGCTGTGCCGCTGTCGCTGCTGCCGCATCCGCCGGTGACGCGGGCGCAGATCGCCCTGATGGAGCATGACAATACGGTGGGGGAGGCAACGGCGGGATTTGCCGATCTCGGGATCACGCCGCAGTCCGCCATCGCCATGGGGCTGGTCTGA
- the argE gene encoding acetylornithine deacetylase, translated as MTDLAGTLEILERLTAFDTVSRNSNLDLAAYAESVLAGHGFRVTRLPSPCGRKTGLYAETGPAGAGVLLSAHTDVVPADGQAWTRDPFRLTREGARVYGRGTTDMKGYAASVLALAGRAAAAELKEPLKIVLSYDEEIGCVGIQQMQDRLAPLAGRPRACIVGEPTQMQVATGHKGKAALRAVCRGRGGHSALAPEFTNALHLAADFLAELRALQADFAANGARDAAYDVPYTTVHAGKLSGGSALNIVPDRAELAFEYRHLPADRPGDIMARIRAAADRVAARYPAPEAGIEVQQDSAYPGLGTPPDSPVAVYARALARSPGCTKVAFGTEAGVFDRLGIPTVVCGPGSMAGQGHQPDEYLELSQLVACDAMMDRILADLTV; from the coding sequence TTGACTGACCTTGCCGGGACACTGGAGATCCTGGAGCGGCTGACCGCCTTTGACACGGTCAGCCGCAACTCCAACCTGGACCTGGCCGCCTATGCGGAGAGTGTTCTGGCCGGGCATGGCTTTCGGGTGACGCGCCTGCCGTCGCCCTGCGGGCGCAAGACCGGGCTTTATGCGGAAACCGGCCCGGCGGGGGCGGGGGTTCTGCTGTCGGCGCATACCGATGTGGTGCCGGCGGACGGGCAGGCGTGGACCCGCGACCCCTTCCGCCTGACCCGCGAGGGCGCGCGCGTCTATGGCCGCGGCACCACCGACATGAAGGGGTACGCCGCGAGCGTTCTGGCGCTTGCCGGGCGGGCGGCGGCGGCTGAGCTGAAGGAGCCGCTGAAGATCGTGCTGTCTTATGACGAGGAGATCGGCTGCGTCGGCATTCAGCAGATGCAGGACCGGCTGGCGCCGCTGGCGGGCCGCCCGCGCGCCTGTATCGTCGGCGAGCCGACGCAGATGCAGGTGGCCACTGGCCACAAGGGCAAGGCCGCGCTGCGCGCCGTCTGCCGCGGCCGGGGCGGCCATTCGGCGCTGGCGCCGGAGTTCACCAACGCCTTGCATCTGGCGGCGGATTTCCTGGCGGAACTGCGCGCGCTGCAGGCGGATTTCGCCGCCAATGGCGCGCGGGATGCGGCCTATGACGTGCCTTATACCACGGTGCATGCCGGGAAGCTCTCCGGCGGCAGTGCGCTCAACATCGTGCCGGACCGGGCCGAGCTGGCGTTTGAATACCGCCATCTGCCCGCCGACCGGCCCGGGGACATAATGGCCCGCATTCGGGCGGCGGCGGACCGGGTTGCCGCCCGCTACCCGGCACCGGAGGCCGGCATCGAGGTGCAGCAGGACAGCGCCTATCCCGGTCTCGGCACGCCGCCGGACAGCCCGGTTGCGGTCTATGCCCGCGCCCTCGCCCGCAGCCCCGGCTGCACCAAGGTGGCGTTTGGCACCGAGGCCGGGGTCTTTGACCGGCTGGGCATTCCAACCGTGGTCTGCGGCCCGGGGTCGATGGCGGGGCAGGGGCATCAGCCGGACGAGTATCTGGAGCTGAGCCAGCTGGTCGCCTGCGATGCGATGATGGACCGGATCCTGGCGGATCTGACGGTCTGA
- a CDS encoding dodecin → MSDAIYKTVDVVGSSASSIEDAVSGAIARAAKTIDHINWFEVGEIRGHVEDGKIAHYQVGLKIGFRLD, encoded by the coding sequence ATGAGTGACGCCATTTACAAGACGGTTGACGTGGTGGGCAGCTCCGCCAGCAGCATCGAGGATGCGGTGAGCGGCGCGATTGCCCGGGCCGCCAAGACCATCGACCACATCAACTGGTTCGAGGTCGGCGAGATCCGCGGCCATGTCGAGGACGGCAAGATCGCCCACTATCAGGTCGGGCTGAAGATCGGGTTCCGGCTTGACTGA
- a CDS encoding LysR family transcriptional regulator, which yields MPFRYTLRQLEYFVAVGEAGSIALASEKVNVSSPSISAAIAQLEQEFGLPLFVRRHAQGLALTQAGRVMLAQARCVLREAARMGEIADGICGQVRGPLAVGCLLTFAQVVLPAVRRSFEDRYGEVTVRQIELDQAAIFSGIRRAELDIALTYDLDIPADLRFIPLAELPPYVLAGEDHPLADLPEITVEALCAHPMVLLDLPFSADYFLSFFQQAGITPNVAERTRDMAVMRSLVANGYGYSIANIRPVNDRSPDGKPLRFIPLKGDLRPMRIGLLMAPDAEQSSTIRAFAGHCAELVTDGALPGLNAAPPGQAAAPGGQGWGL from the coding sequence TTGCCTTTCAGATACACGCTGCGCCAGCTTGAGTATTTCGTGGCCGTGGGGGAAGCGGGGTCGATCGCGCTGGCCTCGGAGAAGGTGAATGTGTCCTCGCCCTCGATCTCGGCGGCGATTGCGCAACTGGAGCAGGAATTCGGCCTGCCGCTGTTTGTCCGCCGCCACGCGCAGGGGCTGGCGCTGACGCAGGCGGGGCGGGTGATGCTGGCGCAGGCCCGCTGCGTGCTGCGCGAGGCCGCCCGCATGGGCGAAATCGCGGACGGCATCTGCGGCCAGGTGCGGGGGCCGCTGGCGGTCGGCTGCCTGCTGACCTTTGCCCAGGTGGTGCTGCCTGCGGTGCGGCGCAGCTTCGAGGACCGCTATGGCGAGGTGACGGTGCGCCAGATCGAGCTGGATCAGGCGGCGATCTTCAGCGGCATCCGGCGGGCGGAGCTGGACATCGCGCTGACCTATGACCTGGATATTCCGGCCGATCTGCGCTTCATCCCCCTGGCGGAGCTGCCGCCCTACGTGCTGGCGGGCGAAGACCATCCGCTGGCGGATCTGCCGGAGATCACGGTGGAGGCGCTCTGCGCCCATCCGATGGTGCTGCTGGATCTGCCGTTCAGCGCGGATTATTTCCTGTCGTTCTTCCAGCAGGCCGGGATCACGCCCAACGTGGCGGAGCGCACCCGCGACATGGCTGTGATGCGCAGCCTGGTGGCCAATGGCTATGGCTATTCGATTGCCAATATCCGCCCGGTCAACGACCGGTCGCCGGATGGCAAACCGCTGAGGTTCATTCCGCTGAAGGGGGATCTGCGCCCGATGCGGATTGGGTTGCTGATGGCGCCGGATGCGGAGCAGTCGAGCACCATCCGCGCCTTTGCCGGTCACTGCGCGGAGCTGGTGACGGACGGCGCGCTGCCGGGGTTGAACGCTGCGCCGCCGGGGCAGGCCGCAGCACCGGGGGGGCAAGGCTGGGGCCTGTGA